AGCAATAGTGAGTATCATGATCGCATTAATCACAAATATAGGAGTATAGATATAAGTCGAAGCTGTTAATAGTTCGCCAAAATCGCGCAGATCCCTCGATGCAATATATAAAAAGTAAAACAAGTACAAGATCCCAAGGGCTCCTCCTATATACTTACCGAGTATTTGCTTTATATAGCCTGTCAGTGAAAGATCAGGATAGAGACGATAAAGCGCATAATATACGAGAAAAAACAACAGGCCGATGATTAACCCCAAAAATACAGCTATCCAGGCATCCTTTTTCGCTTCAACTCCCGGGTGAATAACGATAGCTGTCCCAATTTCGAATAAAACCATTAATATAAATAACTGCCAGCCGTTCACTTTGGCTTTTTCCACATCAGCTGCCCCTCTCTAAGGGATTTCAAAAAGTAAAACTATATTTAGACCACAAAATACTCACTCATAATCTTTGCCCGCTTTTATTTCTTTTCAAGGATTAAAGGGTTTGTTCTTAGACCCGTACCGCGAATGAAAAATTCAACCTTCACATCAACATCCAACTCGCTAAAAGTGTTTGACCAATCATCCTTCAATTTCTTCCATTCTTTTGGATCGCGTCGATTTATCACACCACCGAAATCAAAAATATCGCTTTGTTGTTCTTGAGCAAGCTTGACAGCTGCAGTCACTTCCTGTTCAATCTCTGATTCAAATTTAGTATTCAGCTTGGATATAACTCCAGGCTCAGTCAGATCTAACGGACACGCTGCCTCCTGCAAGGCTCCCTCTCCGCGGATATTTATTGTGATCTTCGGGTCACCGTTCCTTATCACTGCATTCAAATCTGTTTTAGTATTCCGAACTTCCACAGCCATAACTTCATCATTTTCATTACATGGAGATGTGACCACCGTTTTATCAATTTTATTTTTCACCCATGCCGCACCGTGAGCTTCCTTATCATCAAGCCAGCCTTTCAGTTTTCCATCCTTTAATAGAGCCAATCCTTTTATTTCAATAAAAGAGGATGGCGTAACTTGTTGATCTTTTACAGATTTCTGGCCCTCCTCTAGATTGCCGATCAGGGTGATCCCGTTTAATAAAGTTCCCTTGCTTTCATTATTCAATGTTTGAACTACTTCATTGATATTCTGTTCCGGATTTTCTCCCCACACTTCCGCTGTTTTTTTCGAGGTTTCCTGAATTTTCATCGCCGGAACTCTTTCCAATGAATTAAGCATACTTAAAATAGATTGGGCTTGAACATCTCTCGCAAGAAAAACACGGGAGGTTGATCGAAACCCGTAGAACCTTTCAGTAAAGTCCATAACTTCGATAAGCCCGTTCTCTTCTGCCAGACTTTCCCCGATTATAAGCACAACCATATGGGAGAAAGTAAGATTACGAGGAATTTTTGTTGAAATTTTCCTTGTGGTCTCAAATAAGGTGCTTCCTTCTACACTGTAGGTGACAACCGCTGGTCCCTCTCCACGTTGGGCGATTTCTCCACCACTTACATGTCCAGGGTTTACAATCTGATAAGAGACATGATATAGATCATCCTCCGTCTTATCGACTCCCATTCCTACCACCAATGCCACGTCCCCTAATTCATTTTGGTCCCAGCATCCCGTTAATAGAACCAGCCCCGCCACCAGTACCCCTAATAAAGGACGCTTAATTGTCATCTAATCACCTTTCTCTTCTTTAATACAGATTGTCATTCGGCGGAGGGGTTGGTTTTTGACCCTGATCCTGCCGTTTACTATTTTGCTGGCTGATCAGCCTTGGGCGATTTATTAAAGACCATAAAGGCTGGCGGATGATAGAATCCTTGATATCCGCCCAAACAACCGGTGCAAAAGGACTTAAATAGGGAATTCCAAATGAACGCAGACTGCTCAGGTAGGCAATGAGAATAAACAATCCCATAAAAACCCCATAAAAACCAAAACTTACAGCCAGGATCATTAATAAAAAACGTAATAGCCTTGGGGCAACCGTAATATTGTAATTAGGGACCGCAAAGCTCGCAATCCCTGTAAATGCGACCACAATAATTGTTGTTGCTGAAACAATCCCCGCTTGTACAGCCGCCTGACCAAGAACAAGGGCACCGACAATAGATACAGTCTGCCCTACCACACGGGGCATACGGAGCGCAGCCTCTCGTATAATTTCAAACGTAAACTCCATAATCAACACTTCGAAAAAAAGCGGAAAAGGCACACCCTCCTGCTGAGCAGCAAGACTAATTAATAGAGCCGTCGGAATCATCTGAGGATGAAAGGTCGTTAAGGCAATATAAAGGGAAGGCGTAAGTAAAGAAATCGTAAAGCAGATCAGTCTTAACAACCGTAAAAAAGATCCCATAAAAAAGTTTTGATAATAATCACCAGGGGATTGAAAAAACTGAATAAATAAAGCCGGGGCCACTAAAACAAAAGGTGTCCCATCCACGATGATCGCAATCCTGCCTTCAAGTAAATTGCCTACCACGGCGTCCGGACGTTCTGTATTAAAAATAGTTGGAAATAGCGTAAAGGGCTCATCCTGAATGTATTGTTCAATATATCCAGATTCGAGAATATCCGCGACTTCAATCTTGTTCAAACGTTTTTTTATTTCACGACAGACTTTCTCATTTGCTATTCCTTTAATATACATGACAGCAACGTCTGTTTTGCTCACGCTTCCAATCTGCATCGTTTCTAACCGTAAATTAGGGGTTTTAAGATAGCGTCGAATCAATGCTGCATTAGTACCAATTGATTCTGTAAACCCAACGTTTGGGCCGCGAACAACGAGTTGGGTCTTAGGTTCGGAGATTCCGCGGGTTTCCCCGCCCTTGGTGTCTCCGATAACCGCTTCACAATAACCGTCAACAAGGATGACCGTTTGGCCAGACAAAACCGCTAATAGTATTTCATTCCATTCAGTAACAAACTTGGTCTTTTCAATTGAATGTGCTTGTTTTTTAATAAATTCAAAAAGAGCAGGCCCCAAAGGACTCCCCTCAGATGAAGGGTTAACTTTTAAAGTTTTTGAAACAAATTCGTTGACGCTTTTCCTGTTCACTAACCCACTCATATAAACAACAGCCGTATCGATGGATGATTCTTCAAACATATCGAATGGACGAATCACTAAATCACTGCTGTCTCCCAGGTCCTTCTTCAATTTACTTAAGTTCACTTGTAAATTTACATCAAGAATGTTTTCTGTCTCTGATGTCGAATTTCTCTCTTTTTCAGTCTGTTTCTTTAGCTGATTCTTAGAGCTGTTCCATTTCTTCATTAGCCATTCCTCATTAAGAGACTTATGGTTTTATAATGCACAGTAGGATTTATTTTTAAACGTACTGGTAAGGGATAAGGAAAAGGTTCTGTTAAGGGGATTAAACCTGTCAAATTCATCAGCCTCCACTCCCACTGGACTCTGCTTTTTTATTATCCTTCACTCTCTTCTTAACCAGGACCCCGATTAATAGTAATAGCGGAAATATCAGCCCGTGCATAACTTTATACGGAAATACATTTATTACAAAAGTTTCAAAATACGCCACATCTGGATAAACAACGATAGATAACACAACCATCCCCATACCGAGCGGCAATAGCAGCGGACGATAATCATCGATATTTAAGAACTGAGCAGTTCCTACAGCTGATGCGTAATAAAGGATGATCAGCTTAAAAAAAATCGTCAGCATCCAAACGATTGCAACAATAATTTCAATCCCTTCTAAGAAGCCGGCAATATTTATCTTGCTGGCCAGTTCATAACTCGGATACGCATTCAACGCTGCCAGATCGCTTCCCAAAACGAGAATGCTGAACAATGTGATCATGACCAGCAAGCCTCCGCCAATCAGCAAGGCGAGAAACCAGGCAGTTTTGGCTTTCTCTTTTTCCTTCACCTGAGGAAAAATCATAAGAAATACGACCATTTCAAGAACCGGCGTATTTAAGAAAATAAAAGAAGCGCCTGTAATCGATTTTGCTCCACTGTCAAACATTGGCTGAAGATTTTGCAATTCAATTTGAGGGGTCAGCGCAGCGAACATAAATACCAGCAGCAGGAACGTCCAAGTAATGAAAATCTCCGCAGATCTCCCCATTACTTCAATTCCCATACGCGCTCCCCAAATCACAACGAGTAAAAATAAGATGTGAGTGAATTGCAGCGGGGTCTGGATCATGATCTGTGTGGTCATGAAATCACCAATATTCCTTAAAACCAAAGAGGCCAGTAAATAAATAAAGGCCAGATGAAAAACACAAATGATTCGTCCAATCCACTTTCCGTATACATCTATTGCGGCCTCCACAAACGTTTGGTTCTCAAGGGTTATCCCAATCTTGTGATAGAGAAGTACTAATAAAAATCCAACCCCCAACCCAAGCAATGAGGCGATCCAGGCATCTTGTCCCGCTTTTGCTGCTAAAGGAGTAGGGATAATGATGATGGAACTCCCTATTAAAAATAATATGACCAGGTACATAAACTGCCGCGGGCTGATGGTCTTGTTA
This window of the Halobacillus sp. Marseille-Q1614 genome carries:
- a CDS encoding Ger(x)C family spore germination protein, with the protein product MTIKRPLLGVLVAGLVLLTGCWDQNELGDVALVVGMGVDKTEDDLYHVSYQIVNPGHVSGGEIAQRGEGPAVVTYSVEGSTLFETTRKISTKIPRNLTFSHMVVLIIGESLAEENGLIEVMDFTERFYGFRSTSRVFLARDVQAQSILSMLNSLERVPAMKIQETSKKTAEVWGENPEQNINEVVQTLNNESKGTLLNGITLIGNLEEGQKSVKDQQVTPSSFIEIKGLALLKDGKLKGWLDDKEAHGAAWVKNKIDKTVVTSPCNENDEVMAVEVRNTKTDLNAVIRNGDPKITINIRGEGALQEAACPLDLTEPGVISKLNTKFESEIEQEVTAAVKLAQEQQSDIFDFGGVINRRDPKEWKKLKDDWSNTFSELDVDVKVEFFIRGTGLRTNPLILEKK
- a CDS encoding spore germination protein; this encodes MKKWNSSKNQLKKQTEKERNSTSETENILDVNLQVNLSKLKKDLGDSSDLVIRPFDMFEESSIDTAVVYMSGLVNRKSVNEFVSKTLKVNPSSEGSPLGPALFEFIKKQAHSIEKTKFVTEWNEILLAVLSGQTVILVDGYCEAVIGDTKGGETRGISEPKTQLVVRGPNVGFTESIGTNAALIRRYLKTPNLRLETMQIGSVSKTDVAVMYIKGIANEKVCREIKKRLNKIEVADILESGYIEQYIQDEPFTLFPTIFNTERPDAVVGNLLEGRIAIIVDGTPFVLVAPALFIQFFQSPGDYYQNFFMGSFLRLLRLICFTISLLTPSLYIALTTFHPQMIPTALLISLAAQQEGVPFPLFFEVLIMEFTFEIIREAALRMPRVVGQTVSIVGALVLGQAAVQAGIVSATTIIVVAFTGIASFAVPNYNITVAPRLLRFLLMILAVSFGFYGVFMGLFILIAYLSSLRSFGIPYLSPFAPVVWADIKDSIIRQPLWSLINRPRLISQQNSKRQDQGQKPTPPPNDNLY
- a CDS encoding endospore germination permease, translated to MDNKTISPRQFMYLVILFLIGSSIIIIPTPLAAKAGQDAWIASLLGLGVGFLLVLLYHKIGITLENQTFVEAAIDVYGKWIGRIICVFHLAFIYLLASLVLRNIGDFMTTQIMIQTPLQFTHILFLLVVIWGARMGIEVMGRSAEIFITWTFLLLVFMFAALTPQIELQNLQPMFDSGAKSITGASFIFLNTPVLEMVVFLMIFPQVKEKEKAKTAWFLALLIGGGLLVMITLFSILVLGSDLAALNAYPSYELASKINIAGFLEGIEIIVAIVWMLTIFFKLIILYYASAVGTAQFLNIDDYRPLLLPLGMGMVVLSIVVYPDVAYFETFVINVFPYKVMHGLIFPLLLLIGVLVKKRVKDNKKAESSGSGG